The following are encoded in a window of Helicobacter sp. 'house sparrow 1' genomic DNA:
- a CDS encoding argininosuccinate synthase domain-containing protein: MKALALFSGGLDSLISMKLLKDQGIEVIALHFNIGFGGNYDKREYLLNATGQIGVELVICDIRQQFFDNILFTPKYGYGKYFNPCIDCHANMFVQAFYKLLELEADFVISGEVLGQRPKSQRREALDQVKKLIREAGKDKRFQHLLAQDSNDTSKPQTLDELILRPMCAKLLQPSFMERNNWVDRDKLLDISGRGRNRQLQMAKDFGWKYYEKPGGGCLLTNTSVATKLKDLSSHRKMILEDSAMIKVGRYMILPDNARCVIARNEEENKKLDSSNPLMDTIRLIDCAGPIGLVEKSATLEDKILAGRITLSYGKTSYDQEYKVLIGEKEYSLTPYEREKAREFLLLKQ, encoded by the coding sequence ATGAAAGCTTTGGCTCTTTTTAGCGGTGGCTTAGATAGCCTTATTTCAATGAAATTGCTTAAAGATCAGGGAATTGAAGTAATTGCTCTGCACTTTAATATTGGCTTTGGTGGTAATTATGATAAAAGAGAGTATCTCTTAAATGCCACAGGACAAATAGGAGTAGAACTTGTGATTTGTGATATTAGGCAACAATTTTTTGACAACATACTTTTTACACCAAAATATGGCTATGGTAAATATTTCAACCCCTGTATTGATTGTCATGCAAATATGTTTGTGCAAGCTTTTTATAAATTATTAGAACTTGAGGCTGATTTTGTAATCAGTGGAGAGGTTTTAGGGCAAAGACCAAAAAGTCAAAGAAGAGAAGCTCTTGATCAAGTAAAAAAACTTATCAGGGAAGCTGGAAAAGACAAAAGATTTCAACATTTATTGGCACAAGATAGCAATGATACAAGCAAGCCTCAAACCCTAGATGAATTAATTTTGCGCCCTATGTGTGCAAAATTACTCCAGCCCAGCTTTATGGAAAGAAATAATTGGGTGGATAGAGATAAGCTTCTTGATATTTCAGGAAGGGGCAGAAATAGACAATTGCAAATGGCTAAGGACTTTGGATGGAAGTATTATGAAAAGCCAGGTGGGGGTTGCTTACTCACAAATACGAGTGTTGCAACCAAACTAAAGGATCTAAGCTCACATAGAAAAATGATTCTAGAAGATAGTGCAATGATTAAGGTGGGTAGATATATGATATTGCCAGATAATGCAAGATGCGTGATTGCAAGAAATGAAGAAGAAAATAAAAAATTAGATTCTTCAAACCCATTAATGGATACTATTAGATTAATAGATTGTGCTGGTCCTATTGGACTGGTGGAAAAAAGTGCAACTTTGGAAGATAAAATCCTTGCAGGACGCATTACGCTCTCTTATGGGAAAACTTCTTATGATCAAGAATATAAGGTTTTAATCGGAGAAAAAGAATATAGTCTTACTCCCTATGAAAGGGAAAAGGCTAGGGAATTTTTACTACTTAAACAATAA
- the gmhA gene encoding D-sedoheptulose 7-phosphate isomerase — protein MKDFILKELDLHLEVAQEVKKMALQIEQVAECLIETIKNGNKILICGNGGSAADSQHFAAELTGRYKRERKALSAIALSTDTSALTAIGNDYGYDYVFSRQVEALGRSGDVLFGISTSGNSKNILLAMQKAKELECKNIVLSGRDGGKMKDIGDYSLIIPSNDTPRIQEMHIFIIHTLCDLLEQASL, from the coding sequence ATGAAAGATTTTATTTTAAAAGAATTGGATCTGCATTTAGAAGTAGCTCAAGAAGTAAAAAAAATGGCTTTGCAAATTGAGCAAGTTGCAGAATGTTTGATTGAAACAATAAAAAATGGTAATAAAATTTTGATTTGTGGTAATGGTGGTAGTGCAGCAGATTCTCAACATTTTGCAGCAGAATTAACAGGTCGCTATAAAAGAGAGAGAAAGGCTTTAAGTGCAATTGCATTAAGTACGGATACTTCTGCATTAACAGCAATTGGCAATGATTATGGCTATGATTATGTTTTTTCAAGACAGGTTGAAGCATTGGGTAGAAGTGGTGATGTATTGTTTGGAATCTCAACAAGTGGAAATTCCAAAAATATTTTGCTTGCAATGCAGAAGGCAAAAGAATTAGAATGTAAAAATATCGTTTTAAGTGGAAGAGATGGAGGAAAAATGAAAGACATAGGAGATTATAGTCTTATTATTCCAAGCAATGATACCCCAAGAATTCAAGAAATGCATATTTTTATTATTCATACTCTTTGTGATCTTTTGGAGCAAGCAAGCTTATAA
- the rfaE1 gene encoding D-glycero-beta-D-manno-heptose-7-phosphate kinase: protein MFKFSKKQPTILVVGDLMVDHYIWGESTRISPEAPVQVVDVRNESNRLGGACNVANNLVAMGAKVDLCGVVGSDAMGEWLVSRLNELMIGIQQIVVDSMRPTTQKTRVILSNQQILRVDRENKQELIKDLQEKIYESIEENIHKYSAIILSDYNKGVLTKDITQKIIGLARSENIPILCDPKGVDYTKYKGATLLTPNKKEAQEATHIQIVDSKSLELAAQKMKKDCSLSFSLITLSEDGIGILDQNDKILKIPTVAKEVFDVTGAGDTVIASLAFCLAQSIDIYNACKFANAAAAVVVSKVGSAVASMDEILLFLNSKNPHQNQKIITLEALLDFLKNQNQKIIFTNGCFDILHRGHIQYLQEAKELGDILIVGLNTDASVKRLKGEMRPINSQDDRAFVLAGLESVDFVVLFDEDTPLNLIQAIQPDILVKGADYKDKEVVGSEFAGQTILIDFVEGKSTSLIIEKIKG from the coding sequence ATGTTTAAGTTCTCTAAGAAACAACCCACAATTTTGGTTGTTGGTGATTTGATGGTAGATCATTATATTTGGGGTGAGAGCACAAGAATATCTCCGGAGGCCCCCGTTCAGGTAGTAGATGTAAGGAATGAGAGTAATCGCTTGGGTGGGGCTTGCAATGTTGCTAATAATCTTGTTGCAATGGGTGCAAAGGTAGATTTATGTGGAGTAGTGGGTTCTGATGCTATGGGAGAGTGGCTAGTATCTAGGCTCAATGAGTTGATGATTGGGATTCAACAAATTGTTGTGGATTCTATGCGACCCACAACTCAAAAAACCAGAGTAATACTTTCAAATCAGCAGATACTAAGAGTTGATAGAGAAAATAAACAAGAACTTATAAAAGATTTGCAAGAAAAGATTTATGAGAGCATAGAGGAGAATATCCATAAATATAGTGCAATCATCCTTTCAGACTATAATAAAGGAGTTTTGACTAAGGATATTACACAAAAAATAATTGGTCTAGCAAGAAGTGAGAATATTCCTATTTTATGTGACCCAAAGGGAGTGGATTATACTAAGTATAAAGGTGCAACCTTGCTTACTCCAAATAAAAAAGAGGCTCAAGAGGCTACGCATATTCAAATTGTAGATTCAAAAAGCTTAGAGTTGGCTGCACAAAAAATGAAAAAGGATTGCAGTCTGTCATTTTCTTTAATTACATTGAGTGAAGATGGGATTGGTATTTTAGATCAAAATGATAAGATTTTAAAAATTCCTACAGTTGCTAAAGAAGTTTTTGATGTAACAGGAGCAGGAGACACAGTAATCGCAAGTTTGGCTTTTTGTCTAGCTCAAAGTATAGATATTTATAATGCTTGTAAATTTGCAAATGCAGCTGCTGCAGTTGTTGTAAGTAAAGTGGGTAGTGCTGTTGCTAGTATGGATGAGATTCTTTTGTTTTTAAATTCAAAAAACCCTCATCAAAATCAAAAAATCATAACTTTAGAAGCTCTATTAGATTTTTTAAAAAATCAAAATCAAAAAATTATTTTTACAAATGGTTGTTTTGATATTTTACATAGAGGGCATATTCAATATCTTCAAGAAGCCAAAGAATTAGGGGATATTTTGATTGTAGGCTTAAATACAGATGCTTCTGTGAAAAGATTAAAGGGAGAGATGAGGCCTATTAATTCGCAAGATGATAGAGCATTTGTGTTGGCGGGATTGGAGAGTGTGGATTTTGTAGTGTTATTTGATGAAGATACGCCTTTAAATTTGATTCAAGCAATTCAGCCAGATATCCTAGTTAAGGGTGCAGACTACAAGGATAAAGAGGTTGTGGGTAGTGAGTTTGCAGGACAAACGATCTTAATTGATTTTGTAGAGGGAAAATCTACAAGCTTGATTATTGAAAAAATTAAAGGATAG
- the rfaD gene encoding ADP-glyceromanno-heptose 6-epimerase, with translation MQDFNHKTIVITGGAGFIGSSLAFYFQEFFPKARVIVFDKFRNDKTFASGNPTSLGHFKNLIGFQGEVIVGDINCPQDRQYLEAIDFDVMFHHAAISDTTVMDQELVMQTNHLAFLDLLQMCLKKEAVMVYASSAGTYGNTKAPNVVGKGENPENVYGFSKLMMDMSVRKLLTNNPNLPIVGLRFFNVYGEREFYKGKTASMILQLGLQALENKKVRLFEFGEQRRDFVYIKDVVEANILAAGAKKGGIYNVGSGISRSYNDIVNCLQDHLGEFEVEYIPNPYKFFQMHTQADIEEFFQDLGYQPKYSLEDGIASYIPEIKKIFEGL, from the coding sequence ATGCAAGATTTTAATCATAAGACAATTGTGATAACAGGGGGTGCTGGTTTTATAGGAAGTAGTTTGGCTTTTTATTTTCAAGAATTTTTTCCTAAGGCTAGAGTGATTGTATTTGATAAATTTAGAAATGATAAAACTTTTGCAAGTGGCAATCCTACATCTTTGGGACATTTTAAGAATCTAATTGGTTTTCAAGGTGAAGTAATTGTTGGAGATATTAATTGTCCTCAAGATAGACAATATTTAGAAGCAATAGATTTTGATGTAATGTTTCATCATGCAGCAATCTCAGATACTACTGTAATGGATCAAGAACTTGTAATGCAAACAAATCATCTGGCATTTTTGGATTTATTGCAAATGTGTTTGAAAAAAGAAGCTGTGATGGTATATGCCTCTTCTGCTGGTACCTATGGGAATACAAAGGCTCCAAATGTTGTTGGAAAAGGAGAGAATCCAGAGAATGTGTATGGTTTTTCAAAGTTGATGATGGATATGAGTGTAAGAAAGCTTTTGACTAATAACCCTAATCTGCCCATAGTGGGACTACGATTTTTTAATGTTTATGGTGAGAGAGAATTTTATAAAGGAAAAACTGCTTCAATGATTTTGCAACTTGGATTGCAGGCCCTTGAGAATAAAAAAGTAAGATTATTTGAGTTTGGAGAGCAAAGAAGGGATTTTGTCTATATTAAGGATGTTGTAGAGGCAAATATCTTGGCCGCAGGCGCTAAAAAAGGTGGAATTTATAATGTAGGGAGTGGTATTTCAAGAAGTTATAATGATATTGTTAATTGTCTTCAAGATCATTTGGGAGAGTTTGAAGTGGAATATATCCCAAATCCCTATAAATTCTTTCAAATGCATACACAAGCAGATATTGAGGAGTTTTTCCAAGATTTAGGTTATCAGCCAAAGTATAGTTTAGAGGATGGGATTGCAAGCTATATTCCAGAGATAAAAAAGATTTTTGAAGGTTTATAA
- a CDS encoding D-glycero-alpha-D-manno-heptose-1,7-bisphosphate 7-phosphatase, with protein sequence MKAVFFDRDGVINRDFGYVYRQEDFIFCDGIFELLEFCKAKGYLLLLVTNQSGIGMGYYTLDDFKILSKYMQNELKKRLGFGFDDIYFCPHRSDEDCLCRKPKPGMLQKAISDFKINLAQSILIGDKVSDVEAAQNAGIKYKILIKNQLENNPEVPMQDLYQVNSVKEILNLLQKEIIK encoded by the coding sequence ATGAAAGCAGTATTCTTTGATAGAGATGGAGTGATTAATAGGGATTTTGGATATGTTTATCGACAAGAAGATTTTATTTTTTGTGATGGGATATTTGAACTCTTAGAATTTTGCAAAGCAAAGGGATATCTCTTGTTGCTAGTGACAAATCAATCAGGTATAGGGATGGGGTATTATACTCTTGATGATTTTAAGATATTATCAAAATACATGCAAAATGAGCTAAAAAAGAGATTGGGGTTTGGTTTTGATGATATTTATTTTTGTCCCCATCGCTCTGATGAAGATTGTCTTTGTAGAAAGCCAAAGCCTGGAATGCTTCAAAAAGCGATCTCTGATTTTAAGATTAATCTTGCACAAAGTATTTTGATTGGAGATAAGGTAAGTGATGTGGAAGCAGCACAAAATGCTGGAATTAAGTATAAAATCTTAATTAAAAACCAATTAGAAAATAATCCTGAAGTGCCTATGCAAGATCTATATCAGGTAAACTCTGTAAAAGAGATTCTAAATTTGTTGCAAAAGGAGATAATAAAATAA
- a CDS encoding sulfite exporter TauE/SafE family protein: MQELLSIFFVALSMSFAHCIGMCGGILTAIMPLKTSSNTKFLSLGVRHCLYNLGRITSYVLIGLFCGIIGYSINLNAKLSGWFLIFLGTFLVLFAFCYVFFPKIITKIEPNVSNSSFYKRAFNALRSDSILSFYALGVLNGFLPCGMVYYFAGIALMSKSVLDGILIMGVFGIATLIPMFIFGFILGIGITSAFRKIFLALSFIGMVGLGGFNIYQGITKLQNPSHQHHQNMQSHHCGGEHQGCQNCKHNNIKSH; encoded by the coding sequence ATGCAGGAATTATTAAGTATTTTTTTTGTTGCTTTATCAATGTCTTTTGCTCATTGTATAGGAATGTGTGGAGGGATTTTAACTGCTATTATGCCCTTAAAAACATCTTCAAATACAAAATTTTTATCTTTGGGAGTAAGACATTGTCTTTATAATCTAGGGCGTATTACAAGCTATGTTTTAATTGGTTTATTTTGTGGAATCATAGGATATAGTATCAATCTTAATGCTAAATTGAGTGGATGGTTTTTAATTTTTCTTGGGACCTTTCTTGTGTTATTTGCATTTTGTTATGTCTTTTTTCCAAAGATAATTACAAAAATTGAACCCAATGTTTCTAATTCTTCATTTTATAAAAGAGCCTTTAATGCCCTTAGGTCTGATAGCATACTTAGTTTTTATGCTCTTGGGGTTTTAAATGGTTTTTTACCTTGTGGAATGGTGTATTATTTTGCTGGTATTGCTTTGATGAGCAAAAGTGTTTTGGATGGAATCTTAATAATGGGTGTTTTTGGAATTGCTACTTTAATTCCTATGTTTATTTTTGGTTTTATTTTAGGGATTGGTATAACATCAGCCTTTCGTAAAATCTTTTTAGCTCTAAGTTTTATTGGTATGGTAGGCCTTGGAGGATTTAATATTTATCAGGGAATTACTAAATTGCAAAATCCATCGCATCAGCATCATCAAAATATGCAAAGTCATCATTGTGGTGGAGAACATCAAGGATGTCAAAATTGTAAACATAATAATATAAAATCTCATTGA
- a CDS encoding type III pantothenate kinase, which produces MILCDIGNTYFHFYDRRSIWKVLPQKLDKKLLNSQIYYISVCKKHEEKLLSLDRSARNIERFVQIDTLYAGMGVDRKAACLGISDGVIVDAGSAITIDVMQEGMHLGGCILPGLFSYLKAFEEISPILGKNFNFSINLRDLPQNTQDAVSFGVFRGLKALIDSMAKSKKIFFTGGDGKFISKFFDNSIYDEMLVFRGMEKALELMNQGIVR; this is translated from the coding sequence ATGATACTTTGTGATATTGGAAATACATACTTTCATTTTTATGATAGAAGAAGTATTTGGAAAGTTTTGCCTCAAAAGCTTGATAAGAAGCTTTTAAATTCTCAAATTTATTATATTAGTGTTTGTAAAAAACATGAGGAAAAGCTCCTAAGTTTAGATCGCAGTGCAAGGAATATAGAGAGATTTGTTCAAATTGATACATTATATGCAGGTATGGGGGTTGATAGGAAGGCAGCTTGCTTGGGTATATCTGATGGTGTAATTGTAGATGCTGGTAGTGCAATCACAATTGATGTAATGCAGGAGGGGATGCATCTAGGGGGTTGTATCCTTCCGGGGTTATTTTCATATTTAAAAGCTTTCGAAGAGATTTCACCCATTTTAGGAAAAAATTTTAATTTTTCTATTAATCTAAGAGATTTACCCCAAAATACACAGGATGCAGTTAGTTTTGGAGTTTTTAGAGGATTAAAAGCACTCATTGATTCTATGGCAAAGAGCAAAAAAATATTTTTTACCGGGGGAGATGGTAAGTTTATTTCAAAGTTTTTTGATAATAGTATTTATGATGAAATGTTAGTTTTTAGAGGAATGGAGAAAGCTTTAGAGCTTATGAATCAAGGGATTGTTCGATGA
- a CDS encoding tetratricopeptide repeat protein: MSLKENLQVAKESFSSDEKIFESAFRLERFFKKYKYLLITLAVVLIGYFLFLQVNAKMEEKRAIEATEIYEKLLKEPNNQALIDALGKKSSQLLEIFLLSQAVKTNDASSLKKMVDSKNLLVKNFATYQLASLEQNMDKLGALSTDGFVDLAKIQQAFLMIEQKKIQEAREVLQSIDQNSVVRELVRLLLHYHYEG; this comes from the coding sequence GTGAGTTTAAAGGAAAATTTACAAGTAGCAAAAGAGAGTTTTTCTTCAGATGAGAAAATTTTTGAGAGTGCTTTTAGATTAGAGCGCTTTTTTAAAAAATATAAATATTTATTGATTACTTTGGCTGTTGTCTTGATTGGATATTTTTTGTTTTTACAGGTAAATGCAAAAATGGAAGAAAAAAGGGCTATAGAGGCAACAGAGATTTATGAAAAGTTACTTAAAGAACCAAATAATCAAGCTTTAATTGATGCTTTAGGGAAAAAGTCATCCCAATTATTAGAAATCTTTCTTTTATCGCAAGCGGTTAAGACAAATGACGCATCTTCTTTAAAAAAGATGGTGGATTCTAAAAATTTATTGGTAAAAAATTTTGCAACCTATCAACTTGCATCTTTAGAACAAAATATGGATAAATTAGGTGCATTAAGTACAGATGGTTTTGTAGATCTTGCAAAGATTCAACAAGCTTTCTTGATGATAGAGCAAAAAAAGATTCAAGAGGCTAGGGAGGTCTTGCAATCTATAGATCAGAATTCTGTGGTAAGAGAGTTGGTAAGATTATTATTACACTATCATTATGAAGGTTAA
- the dut gene encoding dUTP diphosphatase gives MKIKIKKIHPDAIIPEYQTSGAAGFDIHSIDDYTIRARDALLIKTGLAFELEEGFELQIRPRSGLALKHKITVLNSPGTIDSDYRGEIMVILYNHSSDDFVIRKGDRIAQGVVAKYERAVFEICEELSDTKRGEGGFGSSGI, from the coding sequence ATGAAGATCAAGATTAAAAAGATACATCCAGATGCTATTATTCCAGAGTATCAAACTTCAGGTGCTGCAGGCTTTGATATTCATTCTATTGATGATTATACTATCAGGGCAAGGGATGCATTGTTAATTAAAACAGGGTTGGCATTTGAGCTTGAAGAGGGTTTTGAACTCCAAATCAGACCAAGAAGTGGATTGGCCTTAAAACATAAAATAACTGTCTTAAATTCTCCTGGAACAATTGATAGTGATTATCGTGGTGAGATAATGGTTATTTTATATAATCATTCTAGTGATGATTTTGTAATTCGCAAGGGGGATCGTATCGCTCAAGGAGTAGTAGCAAAATATGAAAGAGCAGTTTTTGAGATTTGCGAAGAGCTTTCTGATACAAAAAGAGGAGAGGGTGGTTTTGGTAGTAGTGGAATTTAA
- the greA gene encoding transcription elongation factor GreA → MSKEPITQHGYEKLCAELKDLKENQRPNIVAEIEVARSHGDLKENAEYHAAKEKQLFIEARINDLSLLLANAQIIDPSTLAHDKVSFGSSVKILNLDTQKTFSYTIVGSIESDPSKGLISFGSPIAKSLIGKEVGDEVSIVLPSGENDFEILEICYKPIEF, encoded by the coding sequence ATGTCAAAAGAACCAATTACTCAACACGGGTATGAAAAATTATGCGCAGAATTAAAAGATTTGAAAGAAAATCAGCGCCCTAATATTGTTGCAGAGATAGAAGTGGCAAGGAGTCATGGAGACTTGAAAGAAAATGCAGAGTATCATGCAGCAAAAGAAAAACAGTTATTTATTGAAGCAAGGATCAATGATCTCTCCCTTTTGTTGGCAAATGCACAAATTATAGATCCATCAACCCTAGCTCATGATAAGGTTAGTTTTGGAAGTAGTGTAAAGATTTTAAATTTAGATACTCAAAAGACTTTTTCTTATACAATAGTTGGGAGTATTGAGAGCGATCCATCAAAAGGTTTGATTTCCTTTGGTTCGCCTATTGCAAAAAGCCTTATTGGTAAGGAAGTTGGTGATGAGGTTAGTATTGTTTTACCAAGCGGTGAAAATGATTTTGAGATTCTAGAAATTTGCTATAAGCCAATTGAGTTTTAA
- the lpxB gene encoding lipid-A-disaccharide synthase, with protein MKILVSALESSSNEHLKTLMQEFNEGEIELFGIFDSSLGKPLYTPKDFSVMGILDVLKKVFFFMQVQKQMLELAEKVDLVLLLDASSFHIPLAKKIKKKFPNKPIVYYILPQVWAWKSWRAKVIESNCDKLGAILPFEVDYYKHKASYVGHPLLDSIKQFKQSCGGSGIVFMPGSRRSEIRRIFPIFYDLGMRYFRDKEKILIVPKLFKEDNLQEIYGDGVKDFVISYDSRESLLNAEFAFICSGTATLESAIVGTPFVLGYKTSKFDYFFLSKMTDLKYIGLANIFFNALNKERPGRGDSKMHPELVQDAFNVENLFAAYQNTNQQEFFKNSKQIREYLRFGSAKNIAQWIRDLSY; from the coding sequence ATGAAGATATTAGTTAGTGCATTGGAATCTAGTTCTAATGAGCATTTAAAAACATTGATGCAAGAGTTCAATGAAGGAGAGATTGAACTCTTTGGTATTTTTGATTCCAGTTTGGGAAAACCCTTATATACGCCTAAAGATTTTTCTGTAATGGGTATCCTTGATGTTTTAAAGAAAGTATTTTTCTTTATGCAAGTTCAAAAACAAATGCTTGAGTTGGCTGAAAAAGTAGATCTAGTTTTGCTTTTGGATGCCTCTTCATTTCATATTCCTCTTGCAAAAAAAATCAAAAAAAAATTTCCAAATAAACCAATTGTCTATTATATTTTGCCTCAGGTTTGGGCTTGGAAGTCTTGGCGTGCTAAGGTGATTGAGAGTAATTGTGATAAGTTGGGTGCAATATTACCATTTGAAGTAGATTATTATAAACATAAAGCTTCCTATGTAGGACATCCTTTATTAGATTCTATTAAGCAGTTTAAGCAATCTTGTGGTGGTAGTGGGATTGTTTTTATGCCTGGTAGTAGGAGAAGTGAAATAAGGAGAATCTTTCCAATTTTTTATGATCTTGGTATGCGGTATTTTAGAGATAAAGAAAAGATATTGATAGTTCCTAAGCTCTTTAAAGAAGATAATTTACAAGAGATCTATGGGGATGGGGTTAAAGATTTTGTGATTTCTTATGATTCAAGAGAAAGTTTGTTAAATGCAGAGTTTGCTTTTATTTGTAGCGGGACAGCAACTTTAGAATCTGCTATTGTAGGCACCCCTTTTGTTTTAGGATATAAAACAAGCAAGTTTGACTACTTTTTTTTAAGTAAAATGACAGATCTAAAATACATAGGTCTAGCAAATATATTTTTTAATGCACTAAATAAAGAAAGGCCAGGAAGAGGAGATAGTAAAATGCATCCAGAACTCGTGCAAGATGCATTTAATGTAGAAAATCTTTTTGCTGCCTATCAAAATACAAATCAACAAGAATTCTTTAAAAATAGCAAACAAATTAGGGAATATCTTAGATTTGGAAGTGCAAAAAATATCGCACAATGGATAAGAGACTTAAGTTATTAA
- the mua gene encoding nickel-binding protein Mua, which translates to MKDFNLFFQKLVDIKESWEIFKIFENEREKFSQEKEEYQIEIQKDQEKLRQCRNEILELRAEVLELKKQKEAYEESLVGLKEKRVRQNVQKNVEKLMKEKDALKNKKQEVLPEELKEVEVFLENGEIKKLRAARKVYDESLFSKYRIALKEGREFRNKIAELELENSQLKIELRDAYTEMILKERMGKNEDIS; encoded by the coding sequence ATGAAAGATTTTAATTTATTTTTTCAAAAACTCGTTGATATAAAAGAGAGTTGGGAGATTTTTAAGATTTTTGAAAATGAGAGAGAAAAATTTTCCCAAGAAAAAGAAGAATATCAAATTGAGATACAAAAAGACCAAGAAAAGCTAAGACAATGTCGTAATGAGATTTTAGAGCTTAGAGCAGAGGTGCTAGAGCTTAAAAAACAAAAAGAAGCTTATGAAGAATCTCTTGTAGGGTTAAAAGAAAAGAGGGTGAGGCAAAATGTCCAGAAAAATGTTGAAAAACTAATGAAAGAAAAGGATGCATTAAAGAATAAAAAACAAGAAGTTCTACCAGAGGAATTAAAGGAGGTGGAGGTTTTTTTAGAAAATGGAGAAATCAAGAAGTTGAGGGCTGCACGCAAAGTTTATGATGAAAGTTTGTTTAGTAAATATAGAATTGCACTTAAAGAAGGTAGGGAATTTCGAAATAAAATTGCAGAGTTGGAACTAGAAAATTCTCAATTAAAAATAGAATTAAGAGATGCTTATACCGAGATGATTTTAAAAGAACGGATGGGAAAAAATGAAGATATTAGTTAG
- the hypA gene encoding hydrogenase/urease nickel incorporation protein HypA: MHEYSVVASLIDLCEENAKANNAQKVAKVVVSIGERSGMDKSLFISAFETFREESSFCKNALLEIKEERVKLECQKCGEIFQPNGIAYGECIKCNSNALKMIEGKEMYLVSLELLQEETEE, from the coding sequence ATGCATGAATATTCTGTAGTTGCTTCTTTAATTGATTTATGTGAAGAAAATGCAAAGGCTAATAATGCTCAAAAAGTTGCAAAAGTTGTAGTCTCAATAGGAGAGCGTAGTGGAATGGATAAAAGTCTTTTTATCAGCGCCTTTGAAACCTTTAGAGAAGAAAGCAGCTTTTGCAAAAATGCATTACTAGAAATTAAAGAAGAGAGAGTCAAATTAGAGTGCCAGAAGTGCGGTGAAATATTTCAGCCAAATGGTATTGCTTATGGTGAGTGTATAAAATGCAATTCCAATGCTTTAAAAATGATTGAAGGGAAAGAGATGTACTTAGTAAGCTTAGAGTTGTTGCAAGAAGAGACAGAAGAGTAA